In Natronomonas halophila, one DNA window encodes the following:
- a CDS encoding rhomboid family intramembrane serine protease → MLPTATQVALVVALAVAFVSIWYFEGRGRWRSLVSDRFIRGVPWGTFVVVGIVVAFYLFAQGGLRNWDSPVIYPFVTWSYLYPTGLLTAGIAHGSPAHIISNMTATLALAPIAEYAWGHYAPSRRDEYARPAEGVLANPWVRAVVVFPAVLLAAAFLTSFFSLGPGLGFSGAVFAIAGFAVVNYPVSTVIAVVVGGVLRTLYTAFATPIVHATVESGAPSPPAWAGIGFQAHMLGFLLGVVAGAALLWWRDRQPSAERVFFGTFLLAIAQTLWLVVWVDGEVYTLYRGAGVAFVALLTMAVTVAAAGSRKPLPRPFSEFGWVPSRRQLALVWLGVLSFLSAGTIAGLAVEGDPLWWAAGILVPLAVLSIPAVVALLPERWLGGPTSGRQAGVVIVVVVTLAVALPSIPLGLLTVDADSAPDTDGVDVRDYHVTYAENATPGQASLIDWGNETTSNNQTGVIMVSDAREMWTIGTRGAVLEHDGNDTIVVGGVGWREEIEVNRTGWDVVGNDSAYAVDLTVDGETTRSFATEPKRATARIDNRTVAVAPRPDGFEILAFHDDERAGTAMMPPVNESVRIDGVRFETRPGEDGDRLVATRGGTEIQVAERESYA, encoded by the coding sequence CTGGCCGTCGCGTTCGTCTCCATCTGGTATTTCGAGGGCCGAGGCCGGTGGCGGTCGCTGGTCTCGGACCGATTCATCCGCGGTGTGCCGTGGGGGACGTTCGTCGTCGTCGGCATCGTCGTCGCCTTCTACCTGTTCGCACAGGGCGGACTGCGGAACTGGGATTCGCCGGTCATCTACCCCTTCGTCACCTGGTCGTACCTCTACCCGACCGGTCTGCTTACGGCGGGCATCGCCCACGGGAGCCCGGCCCATATCATCTCGAACATGACGGCGACGCTGGCGCTGGCACCCATCGCCGAGTACGCCTGGGGCCACTACGCGCCCTCCCGGCGCGACGAGTACGCGCGGCCGGCCGAGGGCGTCCTCGCGAATCCGTGGGTGCGGGCCGTCGTCGTCTTCCCGGCCGTCCTGCTCGCGGCGGCGTTTCTCACGTCGTTTTTCTCGCTGGGGCCGGGCCTCGGCTTCTCCGGTGCCGTCTTCGCCATCGCCGGGTTCGCGGTGGTGAACTACCCCGTTTCGACGGTCATCGCCGTCGTCGTCGGGGGCGTGTTGCGAACGCTCTATACGGCGTTTGCGACGCCCATCGTGCATGCGACGGTCGAATCCGGCGCACCCTCGCCGCCCGCGTGGGCGGGCATCGGCTTTCAGGCACACATGCTCGGGTTCCTGCTCGGCGTGGTGGCCGGCGCCGCCTTGCTGTGGTGGCGTGACCGCCAGCCATCGGCCGAGCGGGTGTTCTTCGGAACGTTCCTGTTAGCCATCGCGCAGACGCTGTGGCTGGTCGTCTGGGTCGACGGGGAGGTGTACACCCTCTATCGAGGGGCCGGTGTGGCCTTCGTCGCGCTGCTGACGATGGCGGTCACCGTCGCCGCAGCGGGGAGTCGAAAGCCGTTGCCGCGGCCGTTCTCGGAGTTCGGGTGGGTTCCATCGCGGCGCCAACTGGCGCTGGTGTGGCTCGGCGTGCTCTCGTTTTTAAGTGCAGGGACTATCGCCGGTCTCGCAGTCGAGGGCGACCCGCTGTGGTGGGCGGCGGGAATCCTCGTCCCGCTCGCGGTGCTTTCGATACCGGCGGTGGTCGCACTGCTGCCGGAGCGGTGGCTCGGCGGACCGACCAGCGGCCGACAGGCCGGCGTCGTCATCGTCGTGGTCGTGACGCTGGCGGTCGCGCTGCCGAGCATTCCGCTCGGTCTCCTGACTGTCGATGCCGACAGCGCCCCCGATACGGACGGCGTCGACGTGCGCGATTACCACGTCACCTACGCCGAGAACGCGACGCCGGGTCAGGCGTCGCTCATCGACTGGGGCAACGAGACGACGTCGAACAATCAGACCGGCGTCATCATGGTGAGCGACGCCCGCGAGATGTGGACCATCGGGACCCGCGGTGCGGTGCTCGAACACGACGGCAACGACACCATCGTCGTCGGTGGCGTCGGCTGGCGGGAGGAAATCGAGGTCAACCGAACCGGCTGGGACGTCGTCGGCAACGACAGCGCCTACGCGGTCGATTTGACCGTCGACGGCGAGACGACTCGGTCCTTCGCCACCGAACCGAAACGGGCCACCGCGCGTATCGACAACCGAACCGTCGCGGTCGCGCCTCGGCCCGACGGCTTCGAGATACTGGCCTTCCACGACGACGAGCGGGCCGGAACCGCCATGATGCCGCCGGTCAACGAGAGCGTCCGCATCGACGGCGTCCGGTTCGAGACGCGGCCCGGTGAGGACGGCGACCGACTGGTGGCGACCCGCGGGGGCACCGAGATTCAGGTCGCCGAGCGGGAGTCCTACGCGTAG
- a CDS encoding DoxX family protein yields MTDETVSDEADASNTPWRVGRLLVGLGLALQASEDFRDMEGTIEYAESAGVPEPDVLAPLASVSMFLGGLGVAFWRLPRLSTAAVTGFLAVVTPTMHDFWNADEDSKEGERLAFFGNLTMLGAALVFLREAYRRD; encoded by the coding sequence ATGACTGACGAGACGGTATCCGACGAAGCGGACGCGTCGAACACGCCGTGGCGGGTCGGCCGCCTGCTGGTCGGCCTCGGCCTCGCGCTGCAGGCGTCGGAGGACTTCCGCGATATGGAGGGAACCATCGAGTACGCCGAATCGGCCGGCGTGCCCGAACCGGACGTGCTGGCGCCGCTGGCCTCGGTGTCGATGTTCCTCGGTGGGCTCGGTGTCGCGTTCTGGCGACTGCCACGGCTGTCGACGGCCGCCGTCACCGGATTTCTCGCCGTCGTGACCCCGACGATGCACGACTTCTGGAACGCCGACGAGGACAGCAAGGAGGGCGAACGCCTCGCCTTCTTCGGCAACCTCACCATGTTGGGCGCGGCGCTGGTCTTCCTCCGCGAAGCGTACCGCCGCGACTGA